A part of Silvimonas soli genomic DNA contains:
- a CDS encoding YrhB domain-containing protein encodes MNITEARSLAEKYISDNIEPPDNDKYLIIDAGIKEVDDGWYFPYQTARFIQTRDIQYSVLGNWPVFVSKLGACLGPRRPDWP; translated from the coding sequence ATGAATATCACCGAAGCAAGGAGTTTGGCCGAAAAATACATTAGCGATAACATCGAACCACCAGATAACGATAAATATTTGATCATAGATGCCGGAATTAAGGAGGTAGATGATGGTTGGTATTTCCCGTATCAAACTGCTCGATTTATTCAAACACGAGACATTCAATATTCGGTACTTGGTAACTGGCCGGTTTTCGTTAGTAAACTGGGAGCCTGTCTCGGGCCACGTCGCCCCGATTGGCCTTGA